Proteins from a genomic interval of Corynebacterium deserti GIMN1.010:
- the topA gene encoding type I DNA topoisomerase encodes MADTNDKKYLVIVESATKAKKIQPYLGDNYIVEASVGHIRDLPRGAADIPAKYKKEPWARLGVDTDHGFAPLYVVSPDKKKKVADLKAKLKQVDELLLATDPDREGEAIAWHLLEVLKPKVPVRRMVFNEITKPAIIAAAQNTRELDKNLVDAQETRRILDRLYGYEVSPVLWKKVMPRLSAGRVQSVATRVIVERERERMAFVSAEYWDLSAEFSTGVESEDNPTSFSARLSTIDGQRVAQGRDFNDRGELTSEAVVVDKQRAQVLAAALEGQEMAVSGVEEKPYTRRPYAPFMTSTLQQEAGRKLHFTSERTMRIAQRLYENGHITYMRTDSTSLSEQGLKAARNQALELYGSEYVSSSPRTYDRKVKNSQEAHEAIRPAGESFATPGQLHGQLDAEEFKLYELIWQRTVASQMADAKGTSMKVTVSGTASSGEKTEFNATGRTITFPGFLRAYVETTRSADGRDVADNAEKRLPLLAEDDVLTVLGIEADGHNTNPPARYTEASLVKKMEDLGIGRPSTYASIIKTIQDRGYVYSRGNALVPSWVAFAVVGLLEENFTSLVDYDFTSSMEDELDNIAAGREGRTEWLNGFYFGDAEADASMAEAVARQGGLKALVNENLEHIDARSVNSLKLFDDSEGRAINVRVGRYGPYIERIVGTTAEGEPEFQRANLPEETTPDELTLEVAEKLFATPQGGRELGVNPQNGRMIVAKEGRFGPYVIEQVTDSERAGAEAEAEKVVAAERKAEDEQRAADGMRPKNWETKTAANQKEKRINQLVEETLKPATASLFSGMEPATVTLEEALKLLSLPREVGVDPADNEVITAQNGRYGPYLKKGNDSRSLNSEAEIFTVTLDEARRIYAEPKRRGRQAAQPPLKVLGDNDVSGKPMTVKDGRFGPYVTDGTTNASLRKGDVPESLTDARANELLSERRAKEAADGGAPAKKTAKKAAKKTTAKKTTKKTAKKAPPKTTKNVVKAGARKKS; translated from the coding sequence GTGGCAGACACTAATGACAAGAAGTACCTGGTCATCGTCGAGTCGGCGACCAAGGCTAAGAAAATTCAGCCGTATCTAGGCGACAACTACATTGTCGAGGCCTCGGTTGGTCATATCCGTGATCTGCCTCGTGGTGCTGCTGATATTCCTGCCAAATACAAGAAGGAGCCGTGGGCTCGTCTTGGTGTTGATACTGATCATGGGTTTGCTCCTTTATATGTGGTGAGCCCGGATAAGAAGAAGAAGGTCGCTGACCTTAAAGCGAAGCTAAAGCAGGTAGATGAGCTGCTGCTGGCAACAGACCCTGACCGTGAGGGTGAGGCGATTGCGTGGCATTTGCTTGAGGTGTTGAAGCCGAAGGTGCCGGTGCGCCGCATGGTGTTCAATGAGATCACGAAACCGGCGATTATTGCGGCGGCGCAGAACACTCGTGAGTTGGATAAGAACTTGGTGGATGCGCAGGAGACGCGTCGTATCCTGGATCGTCTGTATGGCTACGAAGTGTCCCCGGTGCTGTGGAAGAAAGTTATGCCGCGGTTGTCGGCGGGCCGCGTGCAGTCGGTCGCGACTCGTGTGATTGTGGAGCGTGAGCGCGAGCGCATGGCGTTCGTGTCGGCTGAATACTGGGATTTGTCTGCTGAGTTCAGTACTGGTGTGGAGTCGGAGGACAATCCGACGTCGTTTAGTGCGCGTTTGTCTACGATTGATGGCCAGCGTGTGGCTCAAGGCCGGGATTTTAATGATCGGGGAGAGCTGACATCAGAGGCGGTTGTCGTCGATAAGCAACGCGCGCAGGTGCTTGCCGCCGCCCTTGAAGGTCAAGAAATGGCCGTGTCGGGCGTAGAGGAAAAGCCGTATACGCGTCGCCCTTATGCACCGTTTATGACGTCGACGTTGCAGCAGGAAGCCGGCCGAAAGCTGCATTTCACCTCTGAGCGCACGATGCGTATTGCGCAGCGGCTGTATGAAAACGGTCATATTACCTATATGCGTACGGACTCCACGTCGCTGTCTGAGCAGGGTCTGAAAGCGGCTCGCAACCAGGCGTTGGAGCTGTATGGTTCTGAGTATGTTTCGTCCAGCCCGCGCACTTATGACCGCAAGGTGAAGAACTCGCAGGAGGCGCACGAGGCGATTCGTCCTGCTGGTGAGTCTTTTGCTACCCCGGGCCAGCTACATGGTCAGTTGGATGCTGAGGAATTTAAGCTCTACGAGCTGATTTGGCAGCGCACTGTGGCATCACAGATGGCCGATGCCAAGGGTACGTCGATGAAGGTGACGGTCAGCGGAACTGCAAGCTCTGGTGAGAAGACCGAGTTCAATGCCACTGGCCGTACCATTACGTTCCCTGGTTTCTTGCGTGCGTATGTGGAAACCACGCGTAGCGCTGATGGTCGCGATGTTGCTGACAATGCGGAGAAGCGCCTGCCACTGTTGGCTGAGGACGATGTGTTGACGGTGCTTGGCATTGAAGCTGATGGTCACAACACTAATCCTCCTGCGCGTTACACTGAAGCGTCGCTGGTGAAGAAGATGGAAGACTTAGGCATTGGCCGCCCGTCGACGTATGCCTCCATCATTAAGACCATCCAGGATCGTGGTTACGTATATTCCCGAGGCAACGCGCTTGTGCCCTCGTGGGTGGCGTTTGCCGTGGTTGGGCTGCTAGAAGAGAACTTCACCTCGCTCGTAGACTACGATTTCACCTCCTCCATGGAAGATGAGCTGGACAACATCGCCGCTGGTCGTGAAGGTCGCACGGAATGGCTCAATGGTTTCTATTTCGGAGACGCTGAAGCAGATGCCTCCATGGCGGAAGCTGTCGCCCGCCAAGGCGGCCTGAAAGCGCTGGTCAATGAGAACCTAGAGCACATCGACGCGCGTTCGGTGAACTCATTAAAGCTTTTCGACGACTCCGAGGGGCGCGCCATCAACGTGCGCGTGGGACGTTATGGCCCGTACATCGAACGCATCGTGGGCACCACTGCTGAAGGCGAGCCTGAATTCCAGCGCGCCAACCTTCCCGAGGAAACCACTCCTGATGAACTGACTTTAGAGGTTGCAGAAAAGCTCTTTGCTACTCCTCAAGGTGGTCGTGAGCTGGGCGTTAATCCACAGAATGGCCGCATGATTGTGGCGAAGGAAGGTCGCTTTGGCCCGTACGTGATTGAGCAGGTGACCGATTCTGAGCGTGCTGGTGCGGAAGCCGAAGCTGAGAAGGTCGTTGCAGCAGAGCGCAAGGCGGAGGATGAGCAGCGCGCGGCCGATGGCATGCGTCCTAAGAATTGGGAGACCAAGACTGCCGCGAACCAAAAAGAGAAGCGCATCAATCAGCTCGTCGAGGAAACCCTTAAGCCTGCCACTGCCTCTTTGTTTAGCGGTATGGAGCCAGCCACGGTTACTCTCGAGGAGGCGTTGAAGCTATTATCGCTGCCTCGCGAGGTCGGCGTTGATCCTGCTGACAATGAAGTCATCACTGCGCAAAACGGCCGTTATGGTCCTTACCTGAAGAAGGGCAATGATTCCCGTTCGCTTAATAGCGAGGCGGAGATCTTCACTGTGACTTTAGATGAGGCCCGTCGCATTTACGCGGAGCCTAAGCGCCGTGGACGTCAAGCAGCACAGCCACCTCTCAAAGTGTTGGGCGATAATGACGTCTCTGGCAAGCCAATGACGGTGAAGGACGGTCGCTTCGGCCCGTATGTTACGGACGGAACCACCAATGCTTCCTTGCGTAAAGGTGACGTGCCAGAGTCGTTGACTGATGCCCGCGCCAACGAGCTGCTTTCTGAGCGTCGCGCAAAGGAAGCTGCCGACGGTGGAGCTCCTGCCAAGAAGACGGCTAAGAAAGCTGCGAAAAAGACTACTGCGAAAAAGACTACTAAGAAGACGGCTAAAAAGGCTCCGCCGAAGACCACGAAGAATGTGGTCAAAGCTGGTGCTCGAAAGAAATCTTAG
- a CDS encoding lysoplasmalogenase, whose product MISAFVKKTAQGASALAVAVAKSTREPERAAYVVVAGLNIAASFSGNASLKRATKPLLMPLLTGRVLRSSNPGRALGLVGLAGGWFGDLVLMRPNQLPKGAAGFAVNHLAYCTLLIQRGARPHLRPALIRTIPLVAATGLAARKQPVLAPVVLGYGALLATTSTLADASFLTNQADLQSPVASELYGLGHGGNLFLLSDAVLCVRELLPVGENADSQVLGRIADGIVMGTYTLAQVLLIDGLFQHNR is encoded by the coding sequence ATGATCAGCGCGTTTGTGAAGAAGACGGCGCAAGGAGCATCCGCCTTGGCAGTCGCTGTGGCCAAATCCACGCGGGAGCCAGAGCGTGCAGCTTACGTCGTTGTCGCAGGCCTTAATATTGCAGCTTCTTTTTCTGGCAACGCTTCACTCAAACGCGCGACGAAACCTCTCCTCATGCCGCTTCTTACTGGTCGGGTGCTGAGGTCTTCCAACCCTGGCCGGGCTCTCGGTCTTGTTGGTCTTGCCGGCGGTTGGTTTGGCGACCTCGTATTGATGAGGCCCAACCAGCTTCCTAAGGGTGCTGCAGGTTTTGCTGTGAATCATCTGGCGTATTGCACATTGTTGATCCAACGTGGCGCGCGACCGCATCTTCGCCCCGCGTTGATTCGTACTATTCCTCTCGTCGCGGCAACGGGCTTGGCAGCCCGGAAGCAGCCAGTACTGGCGCCAGTCGTTTTAGGTTACGGCGCGCTGCTTGCCACCACGTCTACGCTTGCCGACGCTTCTTTCCTCACCAACCAGGCTGATCTCCAGTCCCCAGTGGCTTCAGAACTGTATGGATTAGGCCATGGAGGCAACCTCTTTCTCCTCTCCGATGCGGTGTTGTGCGTGCGAGAACTGCTGCCAGTGGGGGAGAATGCCGATTCTCAGGTTCTGGGGCGGATTGCTGATGGCATCGTGATGGGGACGTACACCCTTGCTCAAGTGCTGCTGATCGACGGACTATTTCAGCACAATCGCTAA
- a CDS encoding VaFE repeat-containing surface-anchored protein, giving the protein MALWIPITVLLAVVGLVLALLPLTATPAYATDQEAVENSVVETDQTSADGVSIDISLADNPIVYYDETDEVTSDESAEVTVDDPTDVADENPSVPDSEAAVEADNEAGDASDPNLLDQILDFIGPMATPAQFITTVDNVVVSNNPAAPVYVGDDIDINGTWRAEDGVDVFNGDTFTIPLPSSVQVINLPFQLIGPGGNSWGQCVANLGTNSYDCEITSKPVNQFGGSGLWQGSARAVAEDANLGIEARTDASITKTGQLDRNGDEPVGVEILWNATYTNEAIDTLTGDIVLVDTFSPNMTVCADTAGPILSFPYSGAVIENVDTANNTFEIRIPRPAGGFNSGNTVSFQYKLCTTSGGLDPRGTEYENTITDTRTGVEARVTFTQTLQTSGTAVGVDYGSFALSKVVDPSSPATNNLDFVIQVEEFAPGNYPGGPVEATYTVTVNSDGTPVTGQNSRGAGWTIRLTELKDQNPAVADRVWGDATFTGAESTGIDANGNPWATITTLGRAGNDNVQLTLTNVLENPTPVIGTTAQVTGSQDNVLPLTGGQVVDTVAYTNLRPNTEYVLEGEIVDSTGNPTGITSSATFTTGAAAPGRTLVSGTVDVTFTISGAQAERYAGDNLVVFETLYLATNLDDVVAEHKDVTDVAQTFTVERAPSIGTSAAVTGHPDNILPLTGGEVVDTVSYTDLRPNTEYTVEGEIMHVRGTTVTATGILGTATFTTPAAAAGESYVSGTVDVTFTISAAQAEEYAGEKLVVFEDLLLAGTKITDHRDADDEEQTFWVERTPEIGTKAVVTGYPDNILPLTGGEVVDTVSYTDLRPNTEYVLNGEIMHVSAAGAVNATGIEGTATFTTPAAAAGESYVSGTAEVTFTISAAQAEEYAGEKLVVFEELFLGTTKIAEHRDATDVDQTFWVDRTPEIGTKVVVTGNPDKVLALTGGEVIDTVSYTDLRPNTEYTVEGEIMHVSAAGVVTATGIVGETTFTTPAAAAGQNYVSGTVEVTFTISAAQAQQYAGEKLVVFEDLFHLDVKIADHRDANDEDQTFEVQPPTDIVFIKEVTGPKGGEITGDPEAEFQIQAEWVDQMGVTQTRTFTIKPGVPFTLENLPLNTEIKLTEIGAKTDVSNLKWGDIIWSGTGVTDESGASAGGTLVITDPAGDNVVNLENKTSSNGLIIIPIPIPGIDFGGSSDTPTPDEGVAAATPTPENPASKPVEMVAPKTPTPAKPVEQAQPQGKGLASTGANVAWLAGGAILLLLMGAALVIRGRKNQS; this is encoded by the coding sequence GTGGCTCTCTGGATTCCGATAACTGTTCTGCTTGCAGTGGTTGGTTTGGTCTTGGCACTGTTGCCTTTGACTGCAACACCTGCTTATGCAACTGATCAAGAAGCGGTAGAAAACTCAGTCGTCGAAACTGATCAGACCTCGGCGGACGGTGTTTCAATCGACATTTCGTTGGCTGACAATCCAATCGTCTATTACGACGAGACGGATGAAGTTACCTCTGACGAATCTGCAGAAGTAACAGTTGACGATCCAACCGATGTTGCTGATGAGAATCCGTCAGTACCGGATTCTGAGGCTGCCGTTGAAGCTGACAATGAAGCTGGAGACGCCTCCGACCCAAACTTGTTGGACCAAATCCTCGACTTCATTGGGCCAATGGCAACGCCAGCCCAGTTCATCACCACTGTTGATAACGTGGTCGTATCTAACAACCCAGCCGCACCTGTTTATGTCGGTGATGACATCGACATCAACGGTACGTGGCGAGCTGAGGATGGAGTCGACGTATTCAACGGAGACACCTTCACCATTCCACTGCCATCTTCAGTGCAGGTTATTAACCTGCCATTCCAGTTGATTGGCCCAGGCGGAAACTCCTGGGGACAGTGTGTAGCTAACCTTGGTACAAACAGCTACGACTGTGAGATCACGAGCAAGCCAGTAAACCAGTTCGGTGGTTCCGGATTGTGGCAGGGCTCTGCTCGCGCAGTTGCTGAAGATGCCAACCTTGGTATCGAGGCTCGAACAGACGCAAGCATCACCAAAACGGGTCAGCTTGACCGAAATGGAGATGAACCAGTCGGTGTAGAAATTCTCTGGAATGCCACCTATACCAATGAAGCGATTGATACGCTCACCGGTGACATTGTCCTGGTAGATACATTCAGCCCGAATATGACTGTCTGTGCAGATACGGCCGGACCAATCCTGTCTTTCCCTTACTCGGGTGCAGTGATTGAAAATGTTGACACGGCGAATAATACGTTTGAGATTCGTATTCCGCGCCCAGCGGGTGGTTTCAACAGCGGAAACACCGTGAGCTTCCAGTACAAGCTGTGCACCACCTCTGGTGGTTTGGATCCACGTGGCACTGAATATGAAAACACGATTACCGATACTCGGACTGGTGTAGAAGCTCGAGTTACTTTCACCCAGACTCTGCAGACCTCCGGTACTGCAGTCGGTGTGGATTATGGTTCTTTCGCACTGTCCAAGGTGGTTGATCCATCTTCTCCGGCGACCAACAACCTTGACTTCGTTATTCAGGTTGAAGAGTTCGCACCAGGAAACTACCCAGGTGGCCCAGTAGAGGCGACCTACACCGTGACGGTCAACTCTGATGGCACCCCAGTAACCGGTCAGAACTCCCGTGGCGCTGGATGGACTATCCGTCTGACGGAGCTGAAGGATCAAAACCCTGCTGTGGCAGATCGTGTCTGGGGTGACGCAACCTTTACCGGTGCGGAATCTACTGGTATCGACGCCAATGGTAACCCTTGGGCAACCATCACCACTCTTGGCCGGGCTGGCAACGACAACGTTCAGCTGACCCTGACCAACGTCTTGGAGAACCCAACTCCTGTAATCGGTACCACTGCTCAGGTCACCGGAAGCCAGGATAATGTTCTGCCATTGACTGGTGGCCAAGTTGTTGACACTGTTGCTTACACCAACCTGCGTCCAAACACGGAGTACGTACTCGAGGGCGAGATTGTTGACAGCACCGGTAATCCAACCGGCATTACCTCTTCTGCAACCTTCACCACTGGAGCAGCAGCTCCAGGTCGTACTCTCGTCTCTGGCACCGTTGACGTAACCTTCACCATCTCTGGTGCGCAGGCCGAGCGTTACGCAGGCGACAACCTCGTTGTCTTCGAGACCCTGTACCTTGCAACCAACCTCGACGATGTCGTTGCTGAGCACAAGGACGTCACCGACGTTGCCCAGACCTTCACCGTTGAGCGTGCACCATCCATTGGAACCAGCGCAGCTGTGACCGGACACCCAGACAACATCCTTCCGCTGACTGGCGGCGAGGTTGTGGATACCGTTTCCTACACTGACCTGCGTCCAAACACGGAGTACACCGTTGAAGGTGAGATCATGCACGTCCGCGGAACCACCGTTACCGCAACCGGTATCCTTGGCACCGCAACCTTCACCACCCCTGCAGCGGCAGCTGGAGAATCCTACGTCTCCGGCACCGTCGATGTCACCTTCACCATCTCTGCTGCACAGGCAGAAGAGTACGCAGGTGAGAAGCTTGTTGTCTTCGAGGATCTGCTTCTCGCCGGCACCAAGATCACCGATCACCGCGATGCAGATGATGAGGAGCAGACTTTCTGGGTTGAGCGCACTCCTGAAATCGGCACCAAGGCAGTTGTTACCGGCTACCCAGACAACATCCTTCCGCTGACTGGCGGCGAGGTTGTGGATACCGTTTCCTACACTGACCTGCGTCCAAACACTGAGTACGTTCTCAACGGTGAGATCATGCACGTCAGCGCTGCAGGTGCGGTCAACGCAACCGGCATTGAGGGCACTGCAACCTTCACCACCCCAGCAGCAGCTGCTGGAGAATCCTACGTCTCCGGGACTGCTGAGGTCACCTTCACCATCTCTGCTGCACAGGCAGAAGAGTACGCAGGTGAGAAGCTTGTTGTCTTCGAGGAGCTCTTCCTCGGAACCACCAAGATCGCTGAGCACCGCGATGCAACCGATGTTGATCAGACCTTCTGGGTTGATCGCACTCCTGAAATCGGCACCAAGGTTGTCGTTACCGGTAACCCAGATAAGGTTCTGGCACTCACCGGCGGCGAAGTAATTGACACCGTCTCTTACACCGACCTGCGTCCAAACACCGAGTACACCGTTGAAGGCGAGATCATGCACGTCAGCGCCGCAGGCGTTGTCACTGCAACCGGCATCGTCGGCGAGACCACCTTCACCACTCCTGCCGCAGCAGCTGGCCAGAACTATGTCTCCGGAACCGTTGAAGTAACCTTCACCATCTCCGCTGCACAGGCTCAGCAGTACGCTGGCGAGAAGCTCGTTGTCTTCGAAGACCTCTTCCACCTCGACGTCAAGATTGCGGACCACCGCGATGCAAACGATGAGGACCAGACCTTCGAAGTTCAGCCTCCAACTGACATCGTCTTCATCAAGGAAGTAACTGGACCTAAGGGGGGCGAGATCACCGGCGATCCAGAAGCTGAATTCCAGATCCAGGCTGAGTGGGTAGACCAGATGGGTGTAACCCAGACTCGTACCTTCACCATCAAGCCAGGTGTCCCATTCACCCTTGAGAACCTGCCACTGAACACCGAGATCAAGCTCACCGAAATCGGTGCAAAGACCGACGTCAGCAACCTCAAGTGGGGCGACATCATTTGGTCCGGTACCGGTGTCACCGATGAGAGCGGCGCCTCCGCAGGCGGCACCCTCGTCATCACCGACCCAGCTGGCGACAATGTTGTCAACCTGGAGAATAAGACCTCATCTAACGGTCTGATCATCATTCCGATCCCAATTCCTGGAATTGACTTCGGTGGATCTTCCGACACTCCAACCCCAGATGAGGGCGTAGCAGCTGCAACCCCGACCCCTGAAAACCCAGCTTCAAAGCCAGTTGAGATGGTGGCTCCAAAGACTCCTACTCCAGCTAAGCCAGTAGAGCAGGCTCAGCCACAGGGCAAGGGACTTGCAAGCACCGGTGCTAACGTTGCATGGCTCGCAGGCGGCGCAATCTTGCTCCTCCTCATGGGTGCAGCTTTGGTTATCCGTGGCCGTAAGAACCAGTCCTAA
- a CDS encoding P-loop NTPase family protein: protein MKSANDPIDWNPQRIAVAGISGAGKTTLCIRIAEILGLPRGELDSLFRGENWTPRESFVDEVKDFTAGPRWVTEWQYPKVRPQIAERADTVVWLRKLGGGGRR from the coding sequence ATGAAATCTGCAAACGATCCCATTGATTGGAACCCCCAGCGCATTGCTGTTGCCGGAATAAGTGGCGCGGGGAAAACAACGTTGTGTATTCGCATCGCAGAGATCCTAGGCTTGCCGAGGGGGGAACTAGACAGCCTGTTTCGCGGGGAGAATTGGACACCGCGGGAGAGTTTTGTGGATGAGGTTAAGGATTTCACGGCAGGGCCAAGGTGGGTGACTGAGTGGCAGTATCCGAAGGTTAGGCCACAGATTGCAGAGCGCGCGGACACGGTGGTGTGGTTGAGGAAGTTGGGTGGGGGCGGGCGTCGATAA
- a CDS encoding DNA polymerase III subunit delta', with product MTNSSVFDSLAGHKNVSTTLFDAALKSRTLLSSRATERARARTAGEAPHMIHESGFPQSWLFTGPPGSGRSNAAVAFAAALVCTSPDTVGCGQCEGCRTALNGNHQDIKHIKPQALSIGVDYTRNIIEAASTKPVASNWRVVIFENADRLSASAANALLKTVEEPPESTVIILLAPSTDPQDIAITLRSRCRHLYIPTPSVIDIARILVSEGASQADAELAAAASSNHIGRARYLVKDQKAQTRRASILNLSELIFHGDTAFRAVNTLVKLIETSATDDLKAKEEQEVDALRLSHGAGARGKGMQKAVRGMDGEVKELEKQQKLRRTRMLRDSLDLALIDLAGIYRDALMISSHASVGLTHPDMVGLSRELASKVSAQGLLECLDAISTCRESLGFNVRPIVAMDALVGRLRKAYKVS from the coding sequence GTGACTAATTCGAGTGTGTTTGACAGCCTGGCCGGCCATAAAAACGTATCAACAACGCTTTTCGACGCCGCCCTGAAGTCCCGCACCCTCCTTTCCAGCCGGGCTACAGAGCGTGCCCGCGCCCGCACAGCGGGCGAAGCTCCGCACATGATCCACGAGTCCGGATTCCCCCAATCATGGTTGTTTACCGGACCTCCCGGCTCGGGACGCTCCAACGCTGCTGTCGCCTTCGCAGCAGCCCTTGTGTGCACTAGCCCTGACACCGTCGGCTGTGGCCAGTGTGAGGGCTGTAGGACTGCTCTCAACGGCAATCATCAAGACATCAAGCACATCAAGCCACAAGCGCTCAGCATCGGTGTTGACTACACCCGAAACATCATCGAGGCTGCCTCCACAAAACCGGTTGCCTCCAATTGGAGGGTCGTCATCTTCGAAAACGCCGACCGCCTCTCTGCCTCCGCAGCCAACGCCTTGCTTAAAACCGTGGAGGAACCACCAGAAAGCACTGTCATCATTTTGTTGGCGCCCTCCACCGACCCCCAGGACATCGCGATTACCTTGCGATCACGTTGCCGCCACCTCTACATTCCCACCCCTAGCGTGATTGATATCGCCCGCATTTTGGTCTCAGAAGGCGCCTCCCAAGCCGACGCAGAATTGGCAGCCGCGGCATCGTCTAATCACATCGGGCGTGCCCGCTACTTGGTGAAGGATCAAAAAGCCCAAACCAGGCGCGCAAGCATCCTCAACCTTTCCGAACTCATCTTCCACGGCGACACCGCCTTCCGCGCCGTGAATACCTTGGTGAAGTTGATCGAAACCTCAGCAACCGATGATCTCAAAGCAAAAGAAGAACAAGAAGTTGATGCTCTACGCCTCTCCCACGGTGCGGGAGCCCGCGGCAAAGGCATGCAGAAAGCCGTCCGCGGAATGGACGGCGAAGTAAAAGAACTAGAGAAACAACAAAAGCTCCGTCGCACCCGAATGCTTCGCGATTCCCTCGACCTCGCCCTCATCGACCTCGCCGGAATTTACCGCGACGCACTCATGATTTCCTCCCACGCATCCGTAGGATTAACCCACCCCGACATGGTAGGCCTCTCGCGTGAGCTTGCTTCCAAAGTAAGTGCGCAAGGCTTGCTTGAATGCTTGGATGCGATCTCCACATGCAGGGAATCACTAGGCTTTAACGTTCGCCCCATCGTGGCCATGGATGCGCTGGTAGGGCGTCTACGCAAGGCCTACAAAGTGTCCTAG
- a CDS encoding adenylate/guanylate cyclase domain-containing protein, whose product MSRLLRALKWLWGTSWPLYAATVLGTNVLGALAIMLFVRFLIPQPDATNFNAEISYLPAIGLGYLAFAIVAGMVVTFLMFRPVLDWQRHPEEHDPNMVRNLVMRIPIYQAILCGVVWLIGIVIATLIASSVSRSLTLVIAVSTLMAAAIVVLLTYLEAERLVRPVAASALARRFEDSTLEPPVSERLRITWLMTLGIPVLGILLLILGYVQGLFGTDASNILPAVAALAVSSLFTGYLGNRLVVSSVVDPITELQEAINRVRRGETDVQVDIYDGSEIGVLQAGFNEMMRGLRERQRVRDLFGRYVGDEVARRALEERPTLGGEDRKVAVLFVDVIGSTTFAVNHTPEEVVEALNEFFEHVVEVVHRNKGVINKFQGDAALAIFGAPLPLSDATGHALAAARELRVELKDLQLKAGIGVAAGHVVAGHIGGHARFEYTVIGDAVNQAARLTEIAKTTPGRTVTNASTLREANEAEQARWTLMKSVELRGRGKMTQLARPIRPTLADRS is encoded by the coding sequence ATGAGTCGATTGCTGAGGGCGCTGAAGTGGCTGTGGGGTACCTCGTGGCCACTGTATGCTGCGACGGTGCTGGGTACCAATGTGCTTGGTGCGCTCGCAATTATGCTGTTCGTGCGATTTTTGATCCCCCAACCCGATGCCACCAATTTCAACGCGGAAATTTCCTACCTGCCCGCCATCGGGCTGGGCTATCTCGCGTTCGCGATTGTGGCCGGCATGGTGGTTACGTTCCTGATGTTTAGGCCAGTGCTAGATTGGCAGCGGCATCCGGAGGAACATGACCCCAATATGGTGCGCAATCTGGTCATGCGCATACCCATCTACCAGGCAATTCTGTGTGGAGTGGTGTGGCTGATCGGTATTGTGATCGCCACGTTGATTGCCTCCAGTGTGTCGAGAAGTTTGACGCTGGTCATCGCAGTATCCACACTGATGGCGGCGGCAATTGTCGTCCTACTGACGTATCTGGAAGCAGAACGCCTCGTGCGCCCAGTCGCCGCATCCGCGCTGGCCAGGAGGTTTGAGGACTCCACTCTGGAACCTCCCGTGAGCGAGCGTCTACGCATTACTTGGCTGATGACGCTCGGCATTCCTGTTCTCGGCATTTTGCTGCTCATTCTTGGCTATGTGCAGGGCCTTTTCGGCACCGATGCCTCAAACATTTTGCCCGCCGTTGCTGCGCTGGCTGTATCCTCTCTGTTCACCGGCTATTTAGGTAATCGCCTTGTCGTATCCTCGGTGGTTGACCCCATCACGGAACTTCAGGAAGCCATCAATCGCGTTCGCCGCGGCGAAACCGATGTTCAGGTAGATATTTATGACGGCTCCGAGATCGGCGTGTTACAAGCCGGATTCAACGAAATGATGCGCGGCCTGCGCGAACGCCAGCGTGTGCGTGACCTCTTTGGCCGCTACGTCGGCGATGAAGTGGCTCGTCGCGCACTTGAGGAACGCCCCACCCTCGGCGGCGAAGACCGCAAGGTTGCTGTCCTTTTTGTCGACGTCATCGGCTCCACCACCTTCGCCGTCAACCACACCCCGGAAGAAGTCGTCGAAGCACTCAACGAGTTCTTCGAGCACGTCGTCGAGGTCGTCCACCGCAACAAGGGCGTGATCAACAAGTTCCAGGGTGACGCCGCGCTCGCGATTTTCGGCGCTCCCCTTCCGCTTTCCGACGCCACCGGCCACGCCCTTGCCGCTGCCCGCGAGCTTCGCGTCGAACTCAAAGACCTTCAACTCAAGGCAGGCATCGGAGTTGCTGCCGGCCACGTCGTTGCGGGTCACATCGGCGGCCACGCACGTTTTGAATACACCGTCATCGGCGACGCCGTGAATCAGGCCGCCCGCCTCACTGAGATCGCCAAAACAACCCCTGGCCGTACCGTCACCAACGCCTCCACACTCCGCGAAGCTAATGAAGCGGAGCAGGCCCGCTGGACGCTCATGAAATCCGTCGAGCTGCGCGGTCGTGGCAAGATGACACAGCTCGCCCGCCCGATCCGCCCCACTTTGGCAGACCGTTCTTAA
- a CDS encoding glycoside hydrolase family 3 N-terminal domain-containing protein, translating into MFSKWPSELGLVSLRDPELMEKCGTEIAKEWRAGGVHKLYGYMADLASEPRWSGFNGSFGEDLQLIVDFPRDVPGKFLDDSYAYVDSSGAAYKYGHGLSF; encoded by the coding sequence GTGTTTTCCAAGTGGCCAAGTGAGCTGGGCTTGGTATCGCTGCGCGATCCTGAGCTGATGGAAAAATGTGGCACCGAAATTGCCAAGGAGTGGCGCGCGGGCGGCGTGCACAAGCTGTACGGCTACATGGCTGATTTGGCCTCGGAGCCTCGATGGTCCGGCTTCAACGGCAGCTTCGGTGAGGACTTACAGCTGATTGTGGATTTCCCTCGTGATGTGCCAGGCAAGTTCCTTGATGATTCTTACGCTTATGTGGACTCCTCAGGGGCAGCCTACAAGTACGGTCACGGACTTAGCTTCTAG